Proteins co-encoded in one Halorussus vallis genomic window:
- a CDS encoding DUF7519 family protein — protein MTASGAVSKRPTLAGSVLAIAAALASVRFVASGSGQLPPLALAAVAAGIFGVGAAVRERDQDFLGWAFVALGALAAVGAVGYAWSAPPSFSEKVVVLPGVVGVAFVAAALVPVRAGWERRLLGVGLAWLAICVMAAVIMQEATKIDVLWSMAAAILSWDAGKNAVSLGQQVGRGARTWTVEAVHGGASFAVALLAVVGAVGVYDLNVTGVSLAALALLLGGAISLAVALYN, from the coding sequence GTGACCGCCTCTGGAGCGGTTTCGAAGCGGCCGACGCTCGCGGGGAGCGTCCTCGCAATCGCGGCGGCGCTCGCCTCGGTGCGGTTCGTCGCGTCGGGGTCGGGTCAACTCCCGCCGCTCGCGCTCGCCGCGGTCGCCGCGGGTATCTTCGGCGTCGGTGCGGCGGTCCGCGAGCGCGACCAGGACTTCCTCGGGTGGGCGTTCGTCGCCCTCGGCGCGCTGGCGGCGGTCGGCGCGGTGGGCTACGCCTGGAGCGCCCCGCCGTCCTTCTCCGAGAAGGTCGTCGTCCTGCCGGGCGTGGTCGGCGTGGCGTTCGTCGCGGCCGCGCTCGTTCCGGTGCGAGCGGGGTGGGAGCGACGCCTCCTCGGGGTCGGCCTCGCGTGGCTGGCCATCTGCGTCATGGCCGCGGTCATCATGCAGGAGGCGACCAAGATAGACGTCCTCTGGTCGATGGCCGCCGCGATACTGTCGTGGGACGCCGGAAAGAACGCCGTCAGCCTCGGCCAGCAGGTCGGACGGGGCGCCCGGACGTGGACGGTCGAGGCGGTCCACGGCGGCGCGAGTTTCGCCGTGGCGCTGCTGGCGGTCGTCGGGGCTGTGGGCGTCTACGACCTGAACGTGACCGGCGTCTCGCTCGCGGCGCTGGCGCTGCTGTTGGGCGGCGCCATCTCGCTGGCGGTGGCGCTGTACAACTGA
- a CDS encoding bacterio-opsin activator domain-containing protein: protein MSGVTVFEVEVPASTLALGATFERAPEIQFEMERLVGGSDDRVMPFVWVSGVEAWRAAELLENDPTVTAVERLSSGDEATLFEITFDGGIRSFAETIFDRGGVVLQADGEDGVWSFELRFGDRTDVGSVFDDDFCREYGATVTRLYSDHQTASNGVGLTPKQRQALMAAHEMGYYSVPRSVDLRAVGEKLGVSRQAVSERLRRAHDALVEDHFRGAQNR, encoded by the coding sequence ATGAGCGGGGTGACGGTCTTCGAGGTCGAGGTGCCGGCGTCGACGCTGGCGCTCGGGGCGACGTTCGAGCGCGCCCCCGAAATCCAGTTCGAGATGGAGCGGTTGGTCGGCGGGTCCGACGACCGGGTGATGCCGTTCGTCTGGGTGTCCGGCGTCGAGGCGTGGCGCGCCGCCGAACTCCTGGAGAACGACCCGACGGTCACCGCGGTCGAACGGTTGAGCAGTGGCGACGAGGCGACGCTGTTCGAGATCACCTTCGACGGGGGTATCCGTTCGTTCGCCGAAACCATCTTCGACCGCGGCGGCGTCGTGTTGCAGGCCGACGGCGAGGACGGCGTCTGGTCGTTCGAACTCCGGTTCGGCGACCGCACCGACGTCGGGAGCGTCTTCGACGACGACTTCTGTCGGGAGTACGGCGCGACGGTCACCCGCCTCTACAGCGACCACCAGACCGCCTCGAACGGAGTCGGGCTCACGCCAAAGCAGCGCCAGGCGCTCATGGCCGCCCACGAGATGGGCTACTACAGCGTCCCCCGTTCGGTCGACCTCCGGGCGGTCGGTGAGAAACTCGGCGTCTCCCGGCAGGCGGTTTCCGAGCGACTCCGGCGCGCCCACGACGCGCTGGTCGAGGACCACTTCCGCGGCGCGCAGAATCGGTAA
- a CDS encoding bacterio-opsin activator domain-containing protein: protein MSLIAEFSVPADSFALAESLAATPNIRVEVERLATHSREWVMPFVWASGDDVDAFGDALADDPSVAEAEVLDELDGSSLFVVRWAESVERRVDEMINRHAIVRQAIASDGEWFLKLRFAEDDQLSAFQDHFESESFTLHRKYRTAEPKDGEFGLTPAQRETLVLASEMGYFSVPRESTVDDIADRLDISANSVSQRLRRAHDALVRHTLVVDGGHPSG, encoded by the coding sequence ATGAGCCTCATCGCCGAGTTCTCGGTGCCGGCCGATAGCTTCGCGCTGGCGGAGTCGCTCGCGGCGACCCCGAACATCCGCGTCGAAGTCGAGCGGCTCGCGACCCACAGTCGCGAGTGGGTGATGCCGTTCGTCTGGGCATCCGGCGACGACGTCGACGCGTTCGGCGACGCGCTGGCCGACGACCCGAGCGTCGCCGAGGCCGAGGTACTCGACGAACTCGACGGTAGTTCGCTCTTCGTGGTGCGGTGGGCCGAGTCGGTCGAGCGGCGGGTCGACGAGATGATAAACCGCCACGCTATCGTCCGGCAGGCGATAGCCAGCGACGGCGAGTGGTTCCTGAAGCTCCGGTTCGCCGAGGACGACCAGCTCTCGGCGTTCCAGGACCACTTCGAGTCCGAGTCGTTCACGCTCCACCGCAAGTACCGCACGGCCGAACCGAAGGACGGCGAGTTCGGTCTGACGCCCGCACAGCGCGAGACGCTCGTTCTCGCCTCCGAGATGGGCTACTTCTCGGTGCCCAGAGAGTCGACCGTCGACGACATCGCCGACCGCCTCGACATCTCGGCGAACTCCGTCTCCCAGCGACTCCGGCGCGCCCACGACGCGCTCGTCCGCCACACCCTCGTCGTCGACGGCGGGCACCCGAGCGGCTGA
- a CDS encoding DUF4129 domain-containing protein, translated as MNDTLVSAVVGLLCIAAVGMSATTLESSVSSTPDDVLSHDQVPISQEDARQFKKEFQSDGTGAAAGSGDQKRQAHKKNEKQAQAQKQGEQRQQSQQQKQKQQQKQQQQQQKQAKTDPTVEKQSLLEKLLAFLKQWGPLLLVLALLGGLAYRYRDRIAALLAALSPSGRNDGDGGPGRPWADTDPGDEVQRSWLSLARRTHVDRPRATTTEEYADAAVEQGMDPDAVETITREFEAVRYRGADVTDDRERRAREGRENLRGGGRPATDGAGEGYDGRGGPSDGSAGDERGDDR; from the coding sequence ATGAACGACACGCTCGTCTCCGCCGTCGTCGGACTGCTGTGTATCGCCGCCGTCGGTATGTCGGCGACCACGCTCGAATCGTCGGTTTCCTCGACTCCCGACGACGTGCTCTCCCACGACCAGGTCCCGATAAGCCAGGAGGACGCCAGGCAGTTCAAGAAGGAGTTCCAGTCCGACGGGACGGGCGCGGCCGCCGGTTCCGGCGACCAGAAGCGCCAGGCCCACAAGAAGAACGAAAAGCAAGCCCAGGCCCAGAAACAGGGCGAGCAACGACAGCAGTCCCAACAGCAAAAGCAGAAACAGCAGCAAAAGCAACAACAACAGCAACAGAAGCAGGCGAAGACGGACCCGACCGTCGAGAAGCAGAGCCTGCTCGAGAAACTGCTCGCGTTCCTGAAGCAGTGGGGGCCGCTCCTCCTCGTCCTCGCCCTGCTCGGGGGACTGGCCTACCGCTACCGCGACCGAATCGCGGCGCTCCTGGCCGCGCTCTCCCCCTCGGGCCGGAACGACGGCGACGGCGGTCCCGGCCGACCGTGGGCCGACACCGACCCCGGCGACGAGGTCCAGCGGTCGTGGCTCTCGCTGGCCCGCCGAACCCACGTCGACCGGCCGCGGGCGACGACCACCGAGGAGTACGCCGACGCCGCCGTCGAACAGGGGATGGACCCCGACGCGGTCGAGACCATCACCCGCGAGTTCGAGGCGGTGCGCTACCGCGGCGCCGACGTGACCGACGACCGCGAGCGCCGGGCCAGAGAGGGCCGGGAGAATCTGCGCGGCGGCGGTCGCCCCGCGACCGACGGCGCGGGCGAGGGGTACGACGGACGGGGCGGTCCGAGCGACGGTTCGGCCGGCGACGAGCGAGGTGACGACCGATGA
- a CDS encoding DUF7269 family protein, with translation MKSLRYLFGLAGGLAVGLALGALLGMPVPLPVDPLVSLVGNDYLFVVVFAAVAAVVTLAVVGLRAVSEVSQSAPPDPEEVTSGPRPGAEFDRYVDDGLTIRERLFGDDADEMRDRLRETAVKTTMRADDCDRETARRRVEAGEWTDDRAAASFLVSESPSLGLAGDVRAALRGESGFQRGARRTATAIAEKATEVRR, from the coding sequence ATGAAGTCGCTGCGCTACCTCTTCGGCCTCGCCGGCGGCCTCGCGGTCGGCCTGGCGCTCGGGGCGCTCCTCGGGATGCCGGTCCCGTTGCCGGTCGACCCCCTCGTGTCGCTGGTGGGCAACGACTACCTCTTCGTCGTCGTGTTCGCGGCCGTCGCGGCCGTCGTCACCCTCGCGGTCGTCGGCCTCCGGGCGGTTTCGGAGGTTTCCCAGTCGGCCCCGCCGGACCCCGAGGAGGTTACCTCCGGCCCTCGGCCGGGTGCGGAGTTCGACCGCTACGTCGACGACGGTCTGACGATTCGCGAGCGCCTGTTCGGCGACGACGCCGACGAGATGCGCGACAGACTCCGCGAAACCGCGGTCAAGACGACGATGCGGGCCGACGACTGCGACCGCGAAACCGCTCGCCGGCGCGTCGAGGCCGGCGAGTGGACCGACGACCGGGCGGCGGCGTCGTTCCTCGTCAGCGAGTCGCCGTCGCTCGGCCTCGCCGGCGACGTTCGGGCCGCCCTCCGAGGTGAATCCGGATTCCAGCGCGGGGCGCGCCGGACCGCCACTGCCATCGCCGAGAAGGCCACGGAGGTGCGGCGATGA
- a CDS encoding RNA-guided pseudouridylation complex pseudouridine synthase subunit Cbf5, which yields MLRRPPADRSPAELLAFGVVNLDKPPGPSAHQIAGWVRDMAREALTAAEHADAHAELVDQAAHAGTLDPKVTGCLPVLTGAATRLSQVFLEGGKEYVAVLELHDDPPGDLEAIVSEFEGPVYQKPPRKSAVSRRLRVREVYDLDVLEVEGRQTLLRIRCESGTYIRKLCHDLGLALGTGGHMGHLRRTATDPFDDTTLVTLQDLSDALARWFEDGEDDWLREVVSPAERALAHLPAVTVAPNAAEEIARGAQVYAPGVIEAEDAEEDELVACLTPNGAAVCLGRMVGDPDAETGVVVELERVLV from the coding sequence ATGCTCCGCCGACCTCCCGCCGACCGGTCGCCCGCCGAACTCTTGGCGTTCGGCGTCGTGAACCTCGACAAACCGCCGGGGCCCTCGGCCCACCAGATCGCGGGGTGGGTCCGCGACATGGCGCGGGAGGCGTTAACCGCCGCGGAGCACGCCGACGCGCACGCGGAACTGGTGGACCAGGCGGCCCACGCCGGAACGCTGGACCCGAAAGTCACCGGCTGTCTCCCCGTCCTCACCGGGGCGGCGACCCGCCTCTCGCAGGTGTTCCTCGAAGGAGGCAAAGAGTACGTCGCGGTGCTGGAACTCCACGACGACCCGCCCGGCGACCTCGAAGCCATCGTCTCGGAGTTCGAAGGCCCGGTGTACCAGAAGCCGCCCCGAAAGAGCGCGGTGTCCCGCCGACTCCGCGTCCGAGAGGTCTACGACCTCGACGTGTTGGAGGTCGAGGGACGGCAGACACTGCTCCGGATTCGCTGCGAGAGCGGCACCTACATCCGGAAGCTCTGTCACGACCTCGGCCTCGCGCTCGGGACGGGCGGCCACATGGGCCACCTGCGCCGGACCGCGACCGACCCCTTCGACGACACGACGCTGGTGACTTTACAGGACCTCTCGGACGCGCTGGCCAGGTGGTTCGAGGACGGCGAGGACGACTGGCTCCGCGAGGTCGTCTCGCCCGCCGAGCGCGCGCTGGCCCACCTCCCGGCGGTCACCGTCGCGCCGAACGCCGCGGAAGAGATCGCCCGCGGCGCACAGGTGTACGCGCCCGGCGTCATCGAAGCGGAGGACGCGGAGGAGGACGAGTTGGTCGCCTGCCTCACCCCGAATGGGGCCGCGGTCTGTCTCGGGCGGATGGTCGGCGACCCCGACGCCGAGACGGGCGTGGTCGTGGAGTTAGAGCGCGTGTTAGTCTGA
- the cmk gene encoding (d)CMP kinase — MLITVSGPPGSGKSTTASELAEALGLEHVSGGDIFRELADERDYTPLEFNKLAEENDQIDRDLDHRLAEIAAERDDVILESRLAGWLAGDHADFRVWLDAPLDVRAARIAEREGKSVEKAGEETAAREGSETDRYAEYYGIDITDLKIYDLCINTARWDAESVLDMLVTAIDDYDADLDEGKYPVELDDEF, encoded by the coding sequence ATGTTGATAACGGTCTCCGGACCCCCGGGTAGCGGCAAGAGCACGACCGCCTCGGAGTTGGCCGAGGCGCTCGGCCTGGAGCACGTCAGCGGCGGGGATATCTTTCGCGAACTCGCCGACGAGCGCGACTACACTCCGCTGGAGTTCAACAAACTCGCCGAGGAGAACGACCAGATCGACCGGGACCTCGACCACCGCCTGGCCGAAATCGCGGCCGAGCGCGACGACGTTATCCTGGAGTCGCGGCTCGCCGGATGGCTGGCCGGCGACCACGCCGACTTCCGGGTGTGGCTCGATGCACCCCTGGACGTGCGCGCGGCCCGCATCGCCGAGCGCGAAGGCAAGTCCGTCGAAAAGGCCGGCGAGGAGACGGCCGCCCGCGAGGGGAGCGAAACCGACCGCTACGCGGAGTACTACGGCATCGACATCACCGACCTGAAGATATACGACCTCTGTATCAACACCGCCCGCTGGGACGCCGAGTCGGTGCTCGACATGCTCGTGACCGCCATCGACGACTACGACGCCGACCTCGACGAGGGCAAGTACCCCGTCGAACTCGACGACGAGTTCTGA
- a CDS encoding adenylate kinase, whose translation MEPHILILGAPGAGKGTQSDNIVSEFGVEHVTTGDALRANKEMDIGHLGLEYDTPGEYMDQGELVPDEVVNEIVDTALDEADGYVLDGYPRNLDQAETLSEMTDLDVVLYLDVDEEVLVERLTGRRLDPETGDIYHVEFDMPDDEAVRERLVQREDDTEETVRERIRVYHENTEPVVEFYDERGDLIRIDGEQTPDEVWEDVKAAIEENA comes from the coding sequence ATGGAGCCGCACATTCTGATACTCGGTGCGCCGGGCGCGGGCAAAGGAACCCAGAGCGACAACATCGTCTCGGAGTTCGGCGTCGAGCACGTCACGACCGGCGACGCGCTCCGGGCGAACAAGGAGATGGACATCGGCCACCTCGGACTTGAGTACGACACGCCCGGCGAGTACATGGACCAGGGCGAACTCGTCCCCGACGAGGTCGTCAACGAGATCGTCGACACCGCCCTCGACGAGGCCGACGGCTACGTGCTCGACGGCTACCCGCGGAATCTCGACCAGGCCGAGACGCTCTCGGAGATGACCGACCTCGACGTCGTGCTGTACCTCGACGTCGACGAGGAGGTACTCGTCGAGCGACTCACCGGCCGTCGCCTCGACCCCGAGACGGGCGACATTTACCACGTCGAGTTCGACATGCCGGACGACGAGGCGGTCCGCGAGCGACTCGTCCAGCGCGAGGACGACACCGAGGAGACGGTCCGCGAGCGCATCCGGGTCTACCACGAGAACACCGAACCGGTCGTGGAGTTCTACGACGAGCGCGGCGACCTCATCCGCATCGACGGCGAGCAGACTCCCGACGAGGTGTGGGAGGACGTCAAAGCCGCCATCGAGGAGAACGCCTGA
- a CDS encoding DUF58 domain-containing protein, which yields MTTTRTTDRWRAVVALALFAGVVGIVAKRPLALLSAVVAVAFAVYPRVSPTPAVSLDIERAVEERARSGETVGVTVTLRNTGDRTLPDVRIVDGVPPMLTVAEGSARHAAVLRPGATTTFSYEVEAVAGRHQFDPATVIARDWSGATEVETTVGTETEIDCTADVPEVPLRQQTDARVGPLATDSGGSGVEFYRTRGYQRGDPMSRIDWNRLARTGELTTVDFREERAASVVVCIDARRPAYRAREDEPHAVAYGKAAAESLVTALLGTRQRVGIAAIGREFCWLAPGAGTEHAARARETLATHPTLSAVPPEEHEAAETAGGASADGDAWDPGRSGVAPVDPTEDGEGAADDADTAEDAAAERKAKAVADGGRSRAGAESGSDSGFRSGGSERDDAGRDRDQSPVESQVTELKKRLAADTQLLFVTPLADEFPVETALELEARGTSVSVVSPDVTADETPGDKLARVERENRVHALRRSSVPVVDWDPDDRLGAAIAASLRRRSA from the coding sequence ATGACGACCACCCGGACCACCGACCGGTGGCGCGCCGTGGTCGCGCTCGCGCTGTTCGCGGGTGTCGTCGGCATCGTCGCCAAGCGACCGCTCGCGCTCCTCTCGGCGGTCGTGGCGGTGGCGTTCGCGGTGTACCCCCGCGTCTCGCCGACGCCGGCGGTGTCGCTCGACATCGAGCGGGCGGTCGAAGAGCGCGCCCGGAGCGGCGAGACGGTCGGGGTGACCGTCACGCTCCGCAACACGGGCGACCGGACGCTCCCGGACGTCCGCATCGTCGACGGCGTGCCCCCGATGCTCACCGTCGCGGAAGGGAGCGCGCGCCACGCCGCGGTCCTGCGACCCGGCGCGACGACCACGTTCTCCTACGAGGTCGAGGCGGTCGCGGGCCGCCACCAGTTCGACCCCGCGACGGTCATCGCCCGCGACTGGAGCGGCGCGACCGAGGTCGAGACCACCGTCGGCACCGAGACGGAGATCGACTGCACCGCCGACGTGCCCGAGGTGCCGCTCCGCCAGCAGACCGACGCTCGCGTCGGCCCGCTGGCGACCGACTCGGGCGGGTCGGGCGTCGAGTTCTACCGGACCCGGGGCTACCAGCGCGGCGACCCCATGAGCCGAATCGATTGGAACCGCCTGGCCCGGACCGGCGAACTCACCACGGTCGACTTCCGCGAGGAACGGGCGGCGAGCGTGGTCGTCTGCATCGATGCCCGGCGGCCCGCCTACCGGGCGCGCGAGGACGAACCCCACGCGGTCGCCTACGGCAAGGCGGCCGCCGAGAGCCTCGTCACCGCGCTGTTGGGCACCCGCCAGCGGGTCGGCATCGCGGCCATCGGCCGGGAGTTCTGCTGGCTCGCGCCCGGCGCGGGCACCGAACACGCCGCCCGCGCCCGGGAGACGCTGGCGACCCATCCGACGCTGTCGGCCGTGCCCCCCGAAGAGCACGAGGCGGCCGAAACCGCGGGTGGGGCCTCGGCCGACGGCGACGCGTGGGACCCCGGCAGGTCGGGCGTCGCGCCCGTCGACCCGACCGAGGACGGCGAGGGAGCGGCCGACGACGCCGACACGGCCGAGGACGCTGCGGCCGAGCGGAAGGCGAAAGCGGTCGCCGACGGCGGGCGGTCGCGCGCCGGCGCGGAGTCCGGTTCCGATTCCGGGTTCAGGTCCGGCGGGAGCGAACGCGACGACGCCGGGCGCGACCGCGACCAGTCGCCCGTCGAGTCGCAGGTCACCGAACTCAAGAAACGCCTCGCCGCCGACACCCAGTTGCTGTTCGTCACGCCGCTGGCCGACGAGTTCCCGGTCGAAACCGCGCTCGAACTCGAGGCTCGGGGCACCTCGGTGTCGGTCGTCAGCCCCGACGTGACTGCCGACGAGACGCCGGGCGACAAGCTGGCGCGGGTCGAGCGCGAGAACCGGGTCCACGCCCTCCGGCGGTCGAGCGTCCCGGTCGTCGACTGGGACCCCGACGACCGCCTCGGCGCGGCCATCGCGGCGTCGCTCCGGAGGCGGTCGGCGTGA
- a CDS encoding DUF106 domain-containing protein translates to MARTADKIESLVSENPGMRDALAVLYDRTDGGSESITWTDVNDDLTSGQWGRLIEKDVLVSDGDEFRLADADAVQSALDGDGGSTTSTVSTETTDVDVDDEESSWTTWDKLAALGALGLFAGYSINSVRNIVGGTVDLVIGPVDGVLPFYVVVMILALLTGLYSTLLQANLMDMEKMSAYQQRMKDIQEKRKEARERDDDEALEQIREEQMDAMGDQMGMFKEQFRPMVWTMFLTIPVFLWIYWKVFAGHVDGNEHQIVAPLIGEAGWKSKVVGPMQLWIVWYFLCSMGFTQLIRKSLNIQTTPT, encoded by the coding sequence ATGGCACGGACGGCGGACAAGATAGAGTCGCTCGTCTCCGAGAATCCGGGGATGCGCGACGCGCTGGCGGTCCTCTACGACCGCACAGACGGCGGGTCCGAGTCGATAACGTGGACCGACGTCAACGACGACCTCACGAGCGGCCAGTGGGGTCGTCTCATCGAGAAGGACGTGTTGGTGAGTGACGGCGACGAGTTCCGACTGGCCGACGCCGACGCGGTACAGTCGGCACTCGACGGCGACGGCGGCTCGACGACGTCGACGGTTTCGACCGAGACGACCGACGTGGACGTCGACGACGAGGAGTCGTCGTGGACCACGTGGGACAAACTCGCGGCGCTCGGCGCGCTCGGACTGTTCGCGGGCTACTCCATCAACTCCGTCCGGAACATCGTCGGGGGCACCGTCGACCTGGTCATCGGCCCGGTCGACGGGGTGTTGCCGTTCTACGTGGTCGTGATGATTCTGGCGCTGTTGACGGGGCTGTACTCGACGCTGCTGCAGGCGAACCTCATGGACATGGAGAAGATGAGCGCCTACCAGCAGCGCATGAAGGACATTCAGGAGAAGCGCAAGGAGGCCCGCGAGCGGGACGACGACGAGGCGCTCGAACAGATTCGCGAGGAGCAGATGGACGCGATGGGCGACCAGATGGGCATGTTCAAAGAGCAGTTTCGCCCGATGGTCTGGACGATGTTCCTCACCATCCCCGTCTTCCTCTGGATATACTGGAAGGTGTTCGCCGGTCACGTCGACGGCAACGAACACCAGATAGTCGCGCCGCTCATCGGCGAGGCCGGCTGGAAGTCGAAGGTCGTCGGTCCGATGCAGCTCTGGATCGTCTGGTACTTCCTCTGCTCGATGGGGTTCACCCAGCTCATCCGGAAGTCGCTGAACATCCAGACGACGCCGACGTAA
- a CDS encoding AAA family ATPase: protein MDASQASARCDDVLTEVSNAVIADPDVLETVLTGFLARGHVLLEDVPGTGKTLTARTFAAALGLSFGRIQFTPDLLPADVTGTHVFNEQDREFEFDSGPIFANVVLADEINRAPPKTQAALLEAMGEGQVTVDGETHELPDPFFVIATQNPVEQEGTFPLPEAQKDRFIVKTTLGYPDEEGELELLDRRLARDERIPSADAVCSPEAVRAMQAAPETVDVERDVRRYIAEVARTTREDPRVKAGVSPRGTERLLETARARAVLAGRDFVTPDDVKRVAPPGLSHRLVLTPDAQVDNVRKSTVIRDVLEDVEVPTVR, encoded by the coding sequence ATGGATGCCAGCCAAGCGAGCGCCCGCTGCGACGACGTGCTGACAGAGGTTTCGAACGCGGTCATCGCCGACCCGGACGTGCTCGAAACCGTGTTGACCGGCTTTCTCGCCCGCGGGCACGTCCTGCTGGAGGACGTTCCCGGCACCGGCAAGACCCTCACCGCGCGGACCTTCGCCGCCGCGCTCGGCCTGTCGTTCGGCCGCATCCAGTTCACGCCCGACCTCCTGCCGGCCGACGTGACCGGTACCCACGTGTTCAACGAACAGGACCGCGAGTTCGAGTTCGACTCCGGCCCCATCTTCGCAAACGTCGTCCTCGCGGACGAGATCAACCGCGCGCCGCCGAAGACCCAGGCCGCCCTGCTCGAGGCGATGGGCGAGGGGCAGGTCACCGTCGACGGCGAAACCCACGAACTGCCCGACCCCTTCTTCGTCATCGCGACCCAGAACCCCGTCGAACAGGAGGGCACCTTCCCGCTCCCCGAGGCCCAGAAGGACCGCTTCATCGTCAAGACCACGCTGGGCTACCCCGACGAGGAGGGCGAACTCGAACTGCTCGACCGCCGACTCGCCCGCGACGAGCGCATCCCGAGCGCCGACGCCGTCTGCTCGCCCGAGGCGGTCCGGGCGATGCAGGCCGCCCCGGAGACGGTCGACGTCGAACGCGACGTCCGCAGGTACATCGCCGAGGTGGCCCGGACGACCCGCGAGGACCCCCGCGTGAAGGCGGGCGTCTCGCCGCGGGGCACCGAGCGACTGCTCGAAACCGCGCGGGCGCGGGCGGTGCTGGCCGGCCGGGACTTCGTCACCCCCGACGACGTGAAGCGAGTCGCCCCGCCCGGCCTCTCTCACCGCCTCGTGCTGACCCCTGACGCGCAGGTGGACAACGTCCGGAAGTCGACCGTGATTCGGGACGTGTTAGAGGACGTGGAAGTGCCGACGGTGCGGTAG
- a CDS encoding succinylglutamate desuccinylase/aspartoacylase family protein — MKIGTAESAPGELVTGWFDVTDLPTGTPERLPVLVAEGEEEGPTLWITASIHGNEVTGLAAAQDVMTDDLPGEIRGTVVCIPNLNPAGLRRNARTSYYDDEDPNRYFPDPDADSTRPPSVQQLVDERVYEAFANSADALVDLHTAHAGSMPFLIRDRVLFGARRDEDEARDLAAELEALVDAFGMPVVNEYAAEEYVEQNLQRSTAGAALNSAGIPAFTAELGGHDVVEEDVRAAAVTGLRNVMCELGVLPGDPDPEAVGPEPPVDFPVKRAVHPRTETPGIVRHCVEAGDVVAEGDVVADVVTPHGDAKTSVESDHDGYVLGRMHGVAAYENDALASMAVRDDGELVVPRDAGKEDESA; from the coding sequence ATGAAAATCGGCACCGCGGAATCCGCACCCGGCGAACTCGTCACCGGGTGGTTCGACGTCACCGACCTCCCGACCGGAACCCCCGAACGCCTCCCCGTCTTGGTCGCGGAGGGCGAGGAAGAGGGCCCGACGCTCTGGATCACGGCCTCGATTCACGGCAACGAGGTCACCGGCCTCGCGGCCGCCCAGGACGTGATGACCGACGACCTCCCCGGCGAAATTCGCGGTACCGTCGTCTGCATTCCGAACCTCAACCCGGCCGGCCTCCGGCGCAACGCTCGGACCTCCTACTACGACGACGAGGACCCCAACCGCTACTTCCCGGACCCCGACGCCGATTCGACGCGTCCGCCGAGCGTCCAGCAACTCGTCGACGAGCGCGTCTACGAGGCGTTCGCCAACTCCGCCGACGCGCTCGTCGACCTCCACACCGCCCACGCGGGGTCGATGCCGTTCCTGATTCGCGACAGGGTACTGTTCGGTGCGCGTCGGGACGAAGACGAGGCCCGCGACCTCGCCGCCGAACTCGAAGCCCTCGTCGACGCGTTCGGGATGCCCGTCGTCAACGAGTACGCCGCCGAGGAGTACGTCGAGCAGAACCTCCAGCGCTCGACCGCCGGCGCGGCGCTCAACAGCGCCGGCATCCCGGCGTTCACGGCCGAACTCGGTGGCCACGACGTGGTCGAAGAGGACGTTCGCGCGGCCGCCGTGACGGGTCTTCGCAACGTCATGTGCGAACTCGGCGTGCTACCGGGCGACCCCGACCCCGAAGCGGTCGGTCCCGAGCCGCCCGTCGACTTCCCGGTCAAGCGTGCGGTCCATCCCCGCACCGAGACGCCCGGCATCGTCCGCCACTGTGTCGAGGCGGGCGACGTCGTGGCCGAAGGCGACGTCGTCGCGGACGTCGTGACGCCCCACGGAGACGCGAAAACGAGCGTCGAGAGCGACCACGACGGCTACGTGCTCGGCCGGATGCACGGCGTCGCGGCCTACGAGAACGACGCGCTGGCGAGC